In the genome of Mycobacterium kansasii ATCC 12478, one region contains:
- a CDS encoding aldehyde dehydrogenase family protein has protein sequence MTTEVSLDTTALDKALDDLHAGAPDWVALALNGKVTLLEALPRKILNFAPEMVAAADRAKGIASTSSWVAEDWLTGVWAFIQGVKSHALVLSRLRAGQAPIKAGAVHTRPNGQVVVDVFPVTVYDRLLLNGYKAQVWIEPGVSAEQTRQDAARMYRGAGYDRPGVALVLGAGNVGTITTLDILDQLFAQGNVCVVKMNPVNDYLGPFYEKIFNDFVSRGWLRFVYGGADVGGYLAHHPKVDSIHMTGSAATYDAIVWGSDAEAATRKANNTPLLDKPISAELGGLSPVIVVPGDWSDADIRFQAEHIASSKLNNAGHNCIATQVMLVSEDWPLADQLIAEIRAVMREVEPRRTYYPRSQEKTEQACEGMCGAEFLSGDKSRVLISDVDPHSGASILRDEVFAGALGIVRLPGETAREFMRNAVDFANDVLPGTLGATIIIDPKTRKANAAAFDDAISGLRYGDIGVNVWSAMNFLLGYTPWGAFPGHTPQDIGSGTGVVHNAFLLQHVQKAIAEIPFRPSPRAIIGGELTISPKPVFFVTNKTAETTIRRLVKFLVDGKPTALPGIFASALRG, from the coding sequence ATGACCACAGAAGTATCGCTCGACACGACAGCGCTGGACAAGGCGCTGGACGATCTGCACGCCGGTGCGCCCGACTGGGTCGCCCTGGCCCTCAATGGCAAGGTGACGTTGCTGGAGGCGTTGCCGCGCAAGATCCTCAATTTCGCCCCGGAGATGGTGGCCGCGGCCGACAGGGCGAAGGGTATCGCCTCGACCTCCAGCTGGGTCGCCGAAGACTGGCTGACCGGCGTGTGGGCTTTCATCCAGGGCGTCAAGTCGCACGCCCTGGTGCTGAGCCGATTGCGTGCCGGGCAAGCGCCCATCAAGGCCGGCGCGGTACATACCAGGCCGAACGGCCAGGTCGTCGTCGACGTCTTCCCGGTCACCGTCTACGACCGGTTGCTGCTCAACGGCTACAAGGCGCAGGTCTGGATCGAGCCGGGCGTCAGCGCCGAGCAGACGCGCCAGGACGCGGCCCGGATGTACCGCGGCGCCGGCTACGACCGCCCGGGGGTGGCGTTGGTCCTCGGCGCCGGCAATGTGGGAACCATTACGACCCTCGACATCCTCGACCAGTTGTTCGCACAGGGGAACGTGTGCGTCGTGAAGATGAACCCCGTCAACGACTACCTCGGCCCGTTCTACGAGAAGATCTTCAATGACTTCGTCTCGCGTGGCTGGTTGCGCTTTGTCTACGGCGGCGCCGACGTCGGTGGCTACCTGGCCCATCATCCGAAGGTCGACTCCATTCACATGACGGGTTCGGCGGCAACCTACGACGCGATCGTGTGGGGCAGCGATGCCGAGGCGGCGACTCGTAAGGCCAATAACACCCCGTTACTGGACAAGCCGATCTCGGCCGAGCTTGGCGGCCTCAGCCCCGTGATCGTCGTGCCGGGCGACTGGAGCGACGCCGACATCAGGTTCCAGGCCGAGCACATCGCATCCAGCAAGCTCAACAACGCCGGCCACAACTGCATCGCGACCCAGGTCATGCTTGTGTCGGAGGATTGGCCGCTGGCCGACCAGCTCATCGCCGAAATTCGTGCCGTCATGCGCGAAGTCGAGCCCCGCCGCACCTACTACCCCCGCTCGCAAGAGAAGACCGAGCAGGCTTGCGAGGGGATGTGCGGCGCGGAGTTCCTCAGTGGCGACAAGAGCCGCGTGCTCATCTCCGATGTCGACCCGCACAGCGGCGCCAGCATCCTGCGCGACGAGGTATTCGCCGGCGCCCTCGGAATTGTGCGGCTTCCCGGAGAGACAGCGCGCGAATTCATGCGCAATGCAGTCGATTTCGCCAACGACGTGCTGCCGGGCACGCTAGGCGCGACGATCATCATCGACCCGAAGACGCGCAAGGCGAACGCGGCGGCCTTCGACGACGCGATTTCCGGGCTGCGCTACGGCGACATCGGGGTCAACGTGTGGTCGGCGATGAATTTCTTGTTGGGATACACGCCCTGGGGTGCCTTCCCCGGGCACACTCCGCAGGACATCGGCAGCGGCACCGGGGTGGTGCACAACGCTTTCCTGTTGCAGCACGTGCAAAAGGCCATCGCCGAAATCCCGTTCCGGCCGTCACCGCGCGCCATCATCGGAGGCGAGTTGACGATATCGCCCAAGCCGGTCTTTTTCGTCACGAACAAGACCGCGGAGACGACGATCCGCCGGCTGGTCAAGTTCCTGGTGGATGGCAAGCCCACCGCGCTGCCGGGGATCTTTGCGTCGGCTTTGCGGGGGTGA
- a CDS encoding NAD-dependent epimerase/dehydratase family protein, with protein sequence MQIAVTGGTGYLGAHIVRGLLTAGHRVRLLAEPGWNNPPLLHKLSEFGAITVIRGDVRDPDTISRLLDDAETVLHGAGVVGTDNRREKLMWEVNAYATEAVLRQAHQRGLDPIVSINSYSALFPPPGPVIGPDTPTSAGRSAYAKTKGYADRVARRLQDEGAPIVLTYPSSVVGPAYMTNPGITEQGWATIVRTGVAPRLRNAGMMMVDVRDIADVHVASMSPGRGPKRYLCGGVMLSFDEMINALEAGCGRHIKRIPVSSSIFRAIGKMADVTGAVLPLGAGFSFEAAQLLTSATPTDDSRTLAEFGMTWRSPRDAIIATFAHRDGDET encoded by the coding sequence GTGCAGATCGCAGTCACCGGCGGCACCGGATATCTCGGCGCACACATCGTTCGTGGCCTGTTGACGGCCGGCCACCGGGTGCGGCTCCTCGCCGAGCCCGGGTGGAACAATCCCCCACTGCTACATAAGCTTTCGGAATTCGGGGCGATCACCGTGATTCGGGGCGACGTGCGGGATCCCGATACCATCTCGCGGCTATTGGACGACGCCGAAACCGTGTTGCACGGGGCCGGCGTCGTCGGCACCGACAACCGGCGCGAGAAGTTGATGTGGGAGGTCAACGCGTATGCCACCGAGGCGGTACTGCGTCAGGCGCATCAGCGTGGGCTGGACCCGATCGTGTCGATCAACAGCTACAGCGCCCTCTTCCCGCCGCCGGGTCCGGTGATCGGACCGGACACCCCGACCTCCGCTGGCAGGTCGGCTTATGCCAAGACGAAAGGCTACGCCGACCGGGTTGCCCGCCGGCTGCAAGACGAGGGTGCGCCCATCGTGCTGACCTATCCGTCCAGCGTGGTCGGCCCGGCCTACATGACAAACCCGGGGATCACCGAGCAGGGCTGGGCCACGATCGTCCGCACGGGCGTGGCACCGCGATTGCGCAACGCCGGGATGATGATGGTCGACGTGCGAGACATCGCCGACGTACACGTGGCGTCGATGAGTCCGGGCCGCGGGCCGAAACGCTACCTGTGCGGCGGTGTGATGCTGAGCTTCGACGAAATGATCAATGCGCTCGAGGCCGGCTGCGGGCGCCACATCAAGCGAATACCTGTCTCTAGCAGTATATTTCGGGCTATCGGGAAGATGGCCGACGTGACCGGCGCGGTGCTGCCGCTGGGCGCCGGATTCAGTTTCGAAGCGGCACAGCTGCTTACCTCGGCGACCCCCACCGACGACTCGCGCACCCTGGCCGAGTTCGGGATGACCTGGCGCTCGCCACGGGACGCGATCATCGCGACCTTCGCGCATCGCGACGGCGACGAAACGTAG
- a CDS encoding WS/DGAT domain-containing protein has translation MADRRRLGIQDALWLEMDRPNNLMVVDTVVWTADPLDWGRVREVLEERLINRYPVFRSLAVKDRDGSWWWELADDFDFGKHVTVVDLKDPADRRELQALVASHRTEMLDRTRPLWQGIWVDRYRDGSAMIVRTHHAVADGMRMVELSMSLFDASPAGGPIRGPGIVQHAARPHPPGQPMRQRLRTAAGRATATAQRARSLLEETVSDPGGRATDIAAGMIGVAAAVPRILSRANDFGRLALQNPVGAGHTITSSARATASGVAESVGATMRAALPGSGTLIDVFSAAPGDVDTLRKLLLGTRNDSTIWTGTAGQDKAVAWSEPIPLAKVKAVARANNCTVNDVLVASAAGALHDYLQAHHARCSAVTFMIPVNLKPVDVTLPDNLGNEFALVQLELPTDEADPLRVLAVAKKRMNRIKHGHEAAVAFRLQETIAGFNRQLYEASVDLFTNRTIGTLTNVPGPPMPVYLAGSKVAGIVGWAPVSGNQPMSFTISTYNGNVVVGIACDKTLVLDHETIVDGFAGAFERLLAATSAVSS, from the coding sequence ATGGCTGACCGACGCAGGCTCGGAATTCAGGACGCCCTGTGGCTGGAAATGGATCGCCCAAACAACCTGATGGTCGTCGACACGGTGGTCTGGACGGCCGACCCGCTGGACTGGGGGCGGGTGCGCGAGGTCCTCGAGGAGCGGCTCATCAACCGTTACCCAGTGTTTCGCAGTCTGGCGGTCAAGGATCGCGACGGCTCGTGGTGGTGGGAGCTGGCCGACGACTTCGATTTCGGGAAGCACGTTACGGTCGTGGACCTGAAGGATCCCGCCGACCGCCGCGAGTTGCAGGCCCTGGTGGCCAGCCATCGCACCGAGATGCTCGACCGCACTCGCCCACTCTGGCAAGGCATTTGGGTGGACCGCTACCGGGATGGTAGTGCCATGATCGTGCGGACGCACCACGCCGTCGCCGACGGGATGCGGATGGTCGAGCTTTCGATGAGCCTGTTCGACGCGTCGCCCGCCGGAGGACCGATCCGCGGCCCCGGCATCGTGCAGCACGCCGCGCGGCCCCACCCCCCGGGGCAGCCGATGCGGCAACGGCTGCGTACGGCAGCGGGCCGGGCGACCGCTACCGCGCAGCGCGCGAGGTCACTGCTCGAAGAGACGGTGAGCGACCCGGGCGGACGGGCGACGGACATCGCTGCCGGCATGATCGGGGTCGCTGCCGCAGTTCCTCGTATCCTTAGTCGTGCCAACGATTTTGGCCGTCTGGCGTTGCAGAACCCGGTGGGGGCCGGCCACACGATCACCAGCTCGGCGCGGGCGACGGCGTCCGGCGTCGCCGAGTCCGTCGGCGCCACCATGCGGGCGGCGCTGCCCGGCAGCGGCACGCTGATCGACGTGTTCTCCGCCGCGCCCGGTGACGTGGACACCCTGCGCAAGCTGCTGCTGGGCACTCGCAACGACTCGACCATCTGGACGGGTACCGCGGGCCAAGACAAAGCGGTGGCGTGGTCAGAGCCCATTCCGCTGGCCAAAGTCAAGGCGGTGGCCAGGGCGAACAACTGCACCGTCAACGACGTTCTGGTCGCCAGCGCGGCCGGAGCATTGCACGACTATCTGCAGGCCCATCACGCCCGCTGCTCCGCGGTGACCTTCATGATCCCGGTCAACCTCAAACCGGTCGACGTGACGCTGCCCGACAATCTCGGTAACGAGTTCGCCCTCGTGCAACTCGAACTGCCCACCGATGAGGCCGATCCCCTCCGAGTCCTGGCCGTGGCCAAGAAGCGGATGAACCGGATCAAGCACGGCCACGAGGCCGCTGTCGCGTTTCGCCTGCAGGAGACCATCGCCGGGTTCAACCGGCAGCTGTATGAAGCGTCGGTGGACCTGTTCACCAACCGCACTATCGGCACGCTCACCAACGTTCCCGGCCCACCGATGCCGGTGTACCTGGCCGGTAGCAAGGTGGCGGGCATCGTCGGGTGGGCACCGGTATCGGGTAACCAGCCCATGAGCTTCACGATTTCCACCTACAACGGCAACGTCGTCGTGGGCATCGCCTGCGACAAAACCCTGGTGCTCGACCACGAGACGATCGTCGACGGGTTCGCCGGGGCTTTCGAGCGGTTGCTGGCCGCGACGTCGGCGGTCAGCTCCTGA
- a CDS encoding class I SAM-dependent methyltransferase — MALTVNQARSVYDRIGRVQDWQAFYEDATINRLVAHAGLAGNQRIFEFGCGTGRLAAHLLGSLPPTIDYLGVDVSPVMIKLATRRVAAWATRAKVVLVDGSLPLPADDGFADRVLSTFVFDLLDEAYARTVLDDLRRILAPNGRLCIASLGYGEQLAERAISRTWMRLWRVAPQVLGGCRPIKVTTLLEQEWKIEHHSRVHRLGLVMDVVIAMPNPR, encoded by the coding sequence TTGGCGCTTACAGTGAACCAGGCTCGTTCGGTCTACGACCGAATCGGGCGTGTCCAGGACTGGCAGGCCTTTTATGAGGACGCCACGATAAACCGGCTCGTCGCCCATGCAGGCCTCGCCGGGAACCAGAGGATCTTTGAGTTCGGTTGCGGCACGGGACGATTAGCTGCACACCTGTTGGGATCGCTGCCGCCCACGATCGACTACCTCGGCGTCGACGTCAGCCCGGTGATGATCAAGTTGGCTACCCGTCGGGTCGCCGCCTGGGCTACGCGGGCCAAGGTAGTGCTTGTCGACGGGTCGTTGCCGCTACCCGCGGACGACGGGTTCGCCGACCGTGTGCTGTCCACGTTTGTGTTCGATCTGCTCGATGAAGCCTACGCCCGGACCGTGCTGGATGATCTGCGGCGGATCCTCGCGCCCAACGGCCGCCTCTGCATAGCCAGTCTGGGCTACGGAGAGCAGCTCGCAGAACGAGCCATCTCGCGAACCTGGATGCGGCTATGGCGCGTTGCACCACAGGTTTTGGGCGGGTGTCGTCCCATCAAGGTGACTACCCTGCTGGAACAGGAATGGAAAATCGAGCATCACTCGCGTGTGCATCGCTTGGGACTTGTCATGGATGTCGTCATCGCAATGCCGAACCCGCGCTAA
- a CDS encoding wax ester/triacylglycerol synthase family O-acyltransferase, with amino-acid sequence MEQLSGLDAAFVYFEAAGGAHVSSFAIYDPATVPGGTVDFGDVAAHIGSRLGADRAFRSVLARVPFDLDHPYWVRDNNFELSRHLHHLTLPRPGDWRQLCEQVSQLHAQRMDLHRPPWDCYFIDGLGKIEGFPDGAFVVLFKMHHSAVDGITGMGIVGALHDPTPEIRPAPPDEWSPEARPSPLNLLVRAAVSYARRPPRLLSAARHSVPVLARMPAAATRLMPTGRVEQGLFGGVPHTRFNDRTDSRRNFDGRAYDLAAIRAARTQVRGATVNDVVLAGIGGALRRYLLDKGELPESSLVTVIAMQEHVKGRRGANQLAVARASLGTNIADPVSRLRAVHESSARSKAFIEAVGPRSFVEYAEFLPGALLVPAIHLVRAAHLGQYWDTSWVANTYVTTMRGSQSPIYLVGARMIASYGFTPFSQRNGLMHSAVSYCGRMLVSINGCPAVLPDIEYYGDCMDASFAELLPGADLDTVSRVRPGPAR; translated from the coding sequence ATGGAGCAATTGAGCGGTTTGGATGCCGCGTTCGTCTACTTCGAAGCTGCCGGCGGGGCGCACGTCAGCTCCTTCGCGATCTACGACCCGGCGACGGTTCCCGGCGGCACCGTCGACTTCGGCGATGTCGCCGCGCATATCGGCTCCCGCCTTGGCGCGGACCGTGCTTTTCGCTCGGTGCTTGCCCGGGTCCCGTTCGATCTGGATCACCCATACTGGGTGCGCGACAATAACTTTGAGCTGAGCCGGCACCTGCACCACCTGACCTTGCCCCGCCCCGGTGACTGGCGGCAGCTCTGTGAGCAGGTGTCGCAACTGCATGCTCAACGCATGGATTTGCACCGGCCTCCCTGGGACTGCTACTTCATCGACGGACTCGGCAAGATCGAGGGATTTCCGGACGGCGCCTTCGTGGTGCTCTTCAAGATGCATCATTCGGCGGTCGACGGCATCACGGGCATGGGCATCGTCGGCGCGCTGCATGACCCCACCCCGGAAATCCGGCCGGCCCCGCCGGACGAATGGAGCCCGGAGGCGCGTCCGTCGCCGCTGAACCTGCTCGTCCGCGCCGCGGTCAGCTACGCCCGACGACCGCCCCGGCTGCTGTCTGCGGCCAGACACAGCGTTCCCGTCCTGGCCCGGATGCCCGCCGCGGCTACCCGGCTGATGCCGACAGGCCGGGTGGAGCAAGGGCTTTTCGGCGGCGTGCCCCACACCCGGTTCAACGACCGCACCGACAGCCGTCGCAATTTCGACGGACGAGCCTACGACCTGGCCGCCATCCGGGCCGCACGCACGCAGGTGCGGGGAGCCACGGTCAACGACGTCGTGCTTGCGGGCATCGGGGGCGCGCTGCGCCGCTACCTGCTGGACAAGGGGGAGCTGCCCGAATCTTCGCTTGTCACGGTCATCGCGATGCAGGAACACGTCAAGGGCCGGCGCGGGGCGAATCAGCTTGCGGTGGCCCGTGCATCGCTCGGCACGAATATCGCCGACCCGGTATCCCGGCTGCGGGCCGTGCACGAGTCCAGCGCCCGCTCGAAGGCGTTCATCGAGGCGGTGGGTCCGCGCTCGTTCGTCGAATACGCCGAGTTCTTGCCGGGCGCGCTGCTGGTCCCGGCGATCCATCTCGTGAGAGCGGCACACCTCGGGCAGTACTGGGACACCTCGTGGGTCGCCAACACGTACGTGACCACCATGCGCGGTTCGCAGTCCCCGATCTATCTCGTCGGTGCTCGGATGATCGCCAGCTACGGTTTCACCCCGTTCTCGCAACGAAATGGGTTGATGCACAGTGCGGTCAGCTATTGCGGACGCATGCTCGTCAGCATCAACGGCTGCCCGGCCGTGCTGCCGGATATCGAGTATTACGGCGATTGCATGGACGCGTCGTTCGCTGAACTACTGCCGGGTGCTGATCTCGACACCGTGTCGCGAGTGCGACCGGGCCCCGCGCGATGA
- a CDS encoding carboxymuconolactone decarboxylase family protein encodes MTVELPSSPLGEVDPQFERLALDVGAATFGLGGTSVREKLLQNLTMDICRPCLGLAFRMHVTAATMHGLSYADLLAAIRFVAPYSGYPAAADALARLRDVAAEIGIDTSDLDDASALDASAPGAVADVVDRGTTDEWTTEFVAWQLSRAWSEHRLSIRERAIMALTSDVAQQALGESFRRHVELALDAGLGTAGVRDVVRFCAEHGIARAAAALRELDNVVS; translated from the coding sequence GTGACGGTGGAACTACCGAGCAGTCCCCTCGGAGAGGTCGATCCGCAATTCGAGAGGCTCGCGCTGGACGTGGGCGCCGCTACGTTCGGCCTGGGCGGGACGAGCGTCCGGGAGAAGTTGCTGCAGAACCTGACCATGGATATCTGCCGGCCATGCCTGGGACTGGCGTTTCGGATGCACGTCACCGCGGCCACCATGCACGGTCTGAGCTACGCCGACCTGTTGGCCGCGATCCGTTTTGTCGCCCCGTATTCGGGTTATCCGGCGGCGGCCGACGCGCTTGCGCGGCTTCGCGATGTCGCAGCCGAGATCGGTATCGACACCAGCGATCTCGATGACGCTTCGGCACTTGACGCTTCGGCACCCGGCGCCGTGGCTGACGTGGTGGACCGTGGCACCACCGACGAATGGACCACCGAATTCGTTGCTTGGCAGCTGTCGCGGGCGTGGTCGGAACACCGGCTCAGCATCCGCGAACGCGCCATCATGGCACTGACGTCCGATGTGGCCCAGCAGGCACTCGGCGAGTCCTTCCGCCGGCACGTCGAACTTGCGCTGGACGCCGGTCTCGGTACCGCCGGCGTGCGTGACGTGGTGCGCTTCTGCGCCGAGCACGGCATCGCGCGCGCCGCGGCAGCGCTGCGCGAGCTCGACAACGTGGTGTCATAG
- a CDS encoding nitroreductase family deazaflavin-dependent oxidoreductase → MPAPRWVARANKIGLNRVTRYIAPWAPGWGVVIHRGRKSGRVFRTPLWVFRRDNGFVIALTYGPGTDWVRNVLAAGGCELQTRRRHYQLGAPTLFRDENATGMPKFIRFMLRWVIKAPEFLQLDVVRELAPAG, encoded by the coding sequence ATGCCGGCACCACGATGGGTCGCCAGGGCCAACAAAATCGGTCTCAATCGCGTTACCCGCTACATCGCCCCGTGGGCACCCGGATGGGGAGTCGTGATTCATCGCGGGCGCAAATCGGGCCGCGTCTTCCGGACGCCGTTGTGGGTCTTCCGGCGCGACAACGGATTTGTGATCGCGTTGACCTACGGCCCAGGTACCGATTGGGTGCGCAATGTGCTCGCTGCCGGCGGTTGCGAACTGCAGACCAGGCGGCGGCACTACCAACTCGGTGCCCCGACCCTGTTCCGCGACGAGAACGCGACCGGCATGCCGAAGTTCATCCGGTTCATGCTTCGCTGGGTGATCAAAGCGCCGGAGTTCCTCCAGCTCGACGTGGTGCGCGAGCTGGCACCGGCAGGCTGA
- a CDS encoding TetR family transcriptional regulator, with product MRPIGRRPGNPGTRNVIVTTARRLFAAAGYDQTSVRDIASAANVDPALIRHYFGSKAELFRSAVGWPFEPVEIGGRIVSGERDEIGARLTRVFFEAWEQPDSRAPLLAILRGAATHEESTTLVREFIQGQLYPQLAKPLRGPDAELRIDLAMAQLLGIAYLRHVLQVEPIASAPLDELITRVTPIVDAHLKLGDPSDR from the coding sequence ATGCGCCCGATTGGACGACGTCCGGGTAACCCCGGCACCCGCAACGTGATCGTGACGACGGCTCGACGGCTGTTCGCCGCCGCCGGATACGACCAGACCTCGGTGCGCGACATCGCCTCCGCGGCCAACGTCGACCCGGCACTGATCCGGCACTATTTCGGCAGCAAGGCCGAATTGTTCCGGTCCGCCGTCGGCTGGCCGTTCGAGCCGGTCGAGATCGGCGGGCGCATCGTCAGCGGTGAACGTGACGAGATCGGCGCACGCCTGACGCGGGTGTTCTTCGAAGCGTGGGAGCAGCCGGACTCGCGCGCCCCGCTGCTGGCGATCCTTCGCGGTGCGGCCACCCACGAGGAGTCCACCACCCTGGTCCGTGAGTTCATTCAGGGCCAGCTGTATCCGCAATTGGCCAAGCCGTTGCGGGGACCGGACGCCGAGCTGCGGATCGACTTGGCGATGGCCCAGCTACTGGGGATCGCCTACCTGCGCCATGTTCTACAGGTGGAGCCGATCGCGTCTGCGCCGTTGGACGAACTGATTACGCGGGTCACGCCAATTGTCGACGCCCACCTCAAACTGGGTGATCCGAGCGACCGATAG
- a CDS encoding response regulator transcription factor: protein MPLDSANHILLEDEPAWNEFRAQLRGFLPAGRSAPPLDGDLFTDREIEVLRFIAQGWNNDSIAAAMHLSVRTVERHLSNCYAKLGVAGKSARAAAAARLATLDL, encoded by the coding sequence GTGCCACTCGACAGCGCCAATCACATCCTGCTCGAGGACGAGCCGGCGTGGAACGAGTTCCGCGCGCAGTTGCGCGGCTTCCTTCCTGCAGGCCGCAGCGCGCCACCGCTCGACGGCGACCTGTTCACCGACCGCGAGATCGAGGTCCTACGCTTCATCGCCCAGGGTTGGAACAACGATTCCATCGCTGCCGCAATGCATTTGAGCGTGCGCACCGTCGAACGGCACCTGTCGAACTGCTATGCCAAGCTCGGCGTTGCGGGGAAGTCGGCGCGCGCGGCCGCCGCCGCCCGGCTGGCGACCCTGGACCTGTAG
- a CDS encoding OsmC family protein has protein sequence MTALATKTADPVDNGVNVDALLGVRNALPDTPEIAQFQWRTKVYWVNGTHSRSSVDTFYGFGEQQQHKTSFTYDSDHPLAFAAQDNGATPVEYVMVALGGCLTAGIASIAQQRNIQLHSVQATIEAEHDLHGILGADPDVRNGFSGVRVSYQINADATPEEIKALVAQSQKRSAVFDMLANPTDVTVDVS, from the coding sequence ATGACCGCACTAGCCACCAAGACAGCCGACCCCGTCGACAACGGCGTCAACGTCGACGCTCTCCTGGGTGTCCGGAACGCATTGCCCGACACACCGGAGATCGCCCAGTTTCAATGGCGGACAAAGGTTTACTGGGTCAACGGTACACACAGCCGATCCAGCGTCGACACCTTCTACGGGTTCGGCGAGCAGCAGCAGCACAAGACGAGCTTCACCTACGACTCCGATCACCCGTTGGCATTCGCCGCACAGGACAACGGCGCCACCCCGGTGGAGTATGTAATGGTTGCCCTCGGCGGCTGCCTGACCGCCGGCATCGCCTCGATCGCCCAGCAGCGCAACATCCAACTGCATTCAGTGCAGGCGACCATCGAGGCCGAGCACGACCTGCACGGAATTCTTGGTGCCGACCCCGACGTCCGCAACGGATTCAGCGGCGTTCGGGTGAGCTATCAGATCAACGCCGACGCGACCCCCGAGGAGATCAAAGCGCTGGTGGCCCAGTCACAGAAGCGCTCGGCGGTCTTCGACATGCTCGCCAACCCGACCGACGTCACCGTCGACGTCAGCTGA
- a CDS encoding NAD(P)-binding domain-containing protein: MLKTDTVVVGAGHCGLAMSRCLADRSVDHVVLERGEVANSWRTQRWDSLRLLTPNWMTRLPGHAYRGDDPDGYLTASATADLITHYAKETAAPVRANTTVLSVRPAERGYLVRTDQDTWYARAVVSASGAAAVPSVPALNHAVPEGITTLAPTGYRNPGQLPEGGVLVVGASASGVQIAEELHRSGRPVTIAVGEHTRMPRTYRGKDIMWWMDAAGLFDERYDEIPDLVRARNLPSMQLAGSPERKTLDLNALRRLGVRIVGRLAGIRDGVAQFSGSLANVTTLADLKLGRLLDTFDNWAAETGLDGVDPPQRYAPTAVPAPTPLSLDLGSGEIRTIVWATGFRPDLSWIDAPIFDRKSRARHDGGVTASPGLYLIGMPFLRRRKSTLIDGAAADAADLTDHLARYLATV; this comes from the coding sequence ATGCTGAAGACAGACACCGTCGTGGTGGGTGCCGGCCACTGCGGGCTGGCGATGAGTCGCTGCCTCGCCGACCGCTCCGTCGACCACGTAGTGCTCGAGCGCGGCGAGGTGGCCAACTCCTGGCGCACCCAGCGGTGGGACTCACTACGGCTGCTCACACCGAACTGGATGACCCGGTTGCCCGGTCATGCCTACCGCGGCGACGACCCCGACGGCTACCTCACCGCGTCGGCCACCGCGGATCTGATCACGCACTACGCGAAGGAAACCGCCGCGCCGGTGCGCGCCAACACCACCGTGCTGAGCGTGCGGCCGGCGGAGCGCGGCTACCTGGTGCGAACCGATCAGGACACCTGGTACGCGCGTGCGGTGGTGTCCGCCTCGGGCGCCGCCGCCGTGCCTTCCGTGCCTGCATTGAACCATGCTGTGCCAGAAGGAATAACGACCCTCGCCCCGACCGGCTATCGCAACCCGGGCCAGCTGCCCGAGGGCGGCGTCCTGGTCGTCGGCGCTTCGGCGAGCGGAGTCCAGATAGCCGAGGAGTTGCACCGCTCCGGGCGTCCGGTCACCATCGCCGTCGGCGAGCACACCCGCATGCCCCGCACCTATCGGGGCAAGGACATCATGTGGTGGATGGACGCGGCCGGGCTGTTCGACGAGCGCTACGACGAAATCCCCGACCTGGTCCGGGCCCGCAACCTGCCGTCGATGCAGCTGGCCGGCTCGCCCGAACGGAAAACCCTCGACCTCAACGCATTACGCCGCCTCGGCGTGCGCATCGTGGGACGACTGGCCGGCATCCGCGACGGTGTTGCGCAGTTCTCAGGCTCGCTGGCCAATGTAACAACGCTGGCCGACCTGAAGCTCGGACGGTTGCTCGACACATTCGACAACTGGGCGGCCGAGACCGGACTCGACGGTGTCGACCCGCCGCAGCGCTATGCCCCCACGGCGGTTCCCGCGCCGACGCCGCTCAGCCTGGACCTCGGTTCCGGCGAGATCCGAACAATTGTCTGGGCCACCGGGTTTCGGCCGGATCTGTCGTGGATCGACGCCCCGATCTTCGACCGCAAGAGCCGGGCCCGCCACGACGGCGGCGTGACCGCCAGTCCCGGGCTCTACCTCATCGGTATGCCGTTCTTACGACGCCGGAAATCCACCCTCATCGACGGCGCCGCCGCCGATGCCGCAGACCTGACCGATCACCTCGCCCGCTACCTCGCCACGGTTTAA